The Noviherbaspirillum saxi genome includes a window with the following:
- the thrS gene encoding threonine--tRNA ligase: MVSVRLPDGSQRQFDAPVTVAQVAASIGAGLAKAALAGKVDGKLVDTSYLIESDANLAIVTDKDADGLDVIRHSTAHLLAYAVKELFPDAQVTIGPVIDNGFYYDFSYKRPFTPEDLQAIEKKMAELAKKDEPVTRKVLPRDEAVAYFKSIGEAYKAEIIASIPQGEDVSLYSEGNFADLCRGPHVPSTGKLKVFKLMKLAGAYWRGDSKNEMLQRVYGTAWAKKEDQEAYLHMLEEAEKRDHRKIGKALDLFHFQEEAPGLVFWHPKGWTIWQQVEQYMRHVYRESGYQEVKAPQILDRSLWEKTGHWQNYRENMFVTESENRNYALKPMNCPGHVQIYNSDLRSYRDLPLRYGEFGQCHRNESSGALHGIMRVRGFTQDDGHIFCTEAQIEAEVTDFHQQAMNVYKDFGFAEISIKLALRPDSRIGSDETWDRAEETLRSALRACGVTWEELPGEGAFYGPKVEYHLKDSLGRPWQVGTMQVDFSMPGRLGAEYVADDNTRKVPVMLHRAIVGSMERFVGILIENHAGALPLWLAPVQIAVLNISDAQSDYAQSVAQNLKKQGFRVHLDLRNEKITYKIREHSVQKLPYIVVIGDKERDANTVAVRARGNVDLGVMPVDALVDRLKHEVDTKA, from the coding sequence ATGGTATCAGTCCGACTTCCCGATGGTTCACAACGTCAATTCGATGCTCCGGTTACCGTCGCTCAGGTAGCTGCCAGTATTGGTGCCGGGTTGGCAAAGGCAGCTCTGGCCGGCAAGGTCGACGGCAAACTGGTTGATACATCGTATTTGATTGAAAGCGATGCCAATCTTGCCATTGTGACCGACAAGGATGCGGATGGTCTTGATGTGATCCGTCACTCGACAGCCCACTTGCTCGCCTATGCCGTGAAGGAATTGTTCCCGGATGCCCAGGTCACCATCGGCCCGGTCATCGATAACGGCTTCTACTATGACTTTTCGTACAAGCGCCCGTTTACTCCAGAGGACCTGCAGGCGATCGAAAAGAAAATGGCTGAACTCGCCAAGAAGGATGAGCCGGTCACCCGCAAGGTATTGCCGCGCGATGAAGCGGTGGCCTATTTCAAATCCATCGGCGAAGCCTACAAGGCGGAAATCATTGCATCGATTCCGCAGGGTGAAGATGTATCGCTGTATTCGGAAGGCAACTTTGCCGACCTGTGCCGCGGGCCTCACGTCCCATCGACCGGCAAGCTGAAAGTTTTCAAGCTGATGAAGTTGGCCGGCGCCTACTGGCGCGGCGATTCCAAAAATGAAATGCTGCAGCGAGTCTACGGTACTGCCTGGGCCAAGAAAGAAGACCAGGAAGCCTACCTGCACATGCTGGAAGAGGCGGAAAAGCGAGACCACCGCAAGATTGGCAAGGCGCTCGATCTGTTCCACTTCCAAGAAGAGGCGCCGGGTCTGGTGTTCTGGCATCCGAAGGGCTGGACTATCTGGCAGCAGGTCGAGCAGTACATGCGTCATGTCTACCGCGAGAGCGGCTACCAGGAAGTCAAGGCGCCGCAGATTCTCGACCGCAGCCTGTGGGAAAAGACCGGCCACTGGCAGAATTACCGCGAAAACATGTTCGTGACCGAATCGGAGAATCGCAACTACGCGCTCAAGCCGATGAACTGCCCCGGCCATGTGCAGATTTATAACTCCGACTTGCGCAGCTATCGCGATCTGCCGCTCCGATACGGTGAATTCGGCCAGTGCCACCGCAACGAGTCATCGGGCGCGCTGCATGGCATCATGCGGGTGCGCGGCTTTACCCAGGATGATGGCCACATCTTCTGTACTGAAGCCCAGATCGAAGCCGAGGTCACGGATTTCCACCAGCAGGCGATGAATGTTTATAAAGATTTCGGTTTTGCCGAGATCTCGATCAAGCTCGCGCTGCGTCCGGATAGTCGCATCGGCTCCGACGAGACCTGGGATCGCGCCGAAGAGACGCTGCGCTCCGCGTTGCGCGCCTGCGGCGTGACATGGGAAGAGTTGCCGGGCGAGGGCGCATTCTATGGTCCGAAGGTCGAATATCATCTGAAGGATTCGCTCGGACGTCCCTGGCAGGTCGGCACCATGCAGGTTGACTTTTCGATGCCGGGCCGCCTTGGCGCGGAGTATGTTGCCGATGACAATACTCGCAAGGTGCCGGTCATGCTGCACCGGGCGATCGTCGGCTCGATGGAGCGCTTCGTCGGTATCCTGATTGAAAATCATGCCGGCGCCTTGCCGCTCTGGCTTGCGCCAGTGCAAATCGCTGTTCTCAATATCTCCGACGCACAATCTGATTACGCTCAAAGCGTCGCACAAAACCTGAAAAAACAAGGGTTTAGAGTACACCTCGATTTGCGTAATGAGAAAATAACCTATAAAATACGCGAGCATTCGGTTCAAAAGCTTCCTTACATCGTCGTTATCGGCGACAAGGAACGGGATGCAAACACAGTGGCCGTGCGTGCGCGGGGCAACGTCGATCTGGGAGTGATGCCGGTCGATGCACTGGTGGACAGACTCAAGCATGAAGTCGACACCAAAGCCTAA